In one window of Streptomyces sp. NBC_01224 DNA:
- a CDS encoding polysaccharide lyase 8 family protein, whose protein sequence is MNLSRRTLLAASSATAVTAATTLMTSAGAAHARPIAAASAEAAVTADFDTLLRRAETLLTGGEFDPADTDFTAALAALSTTAKGLWDALDRGAGRTALWPDLAPLTDPGNFGQSYTRLRTIAVAWATEGTSLAGSTEVADALVAALRFTYDTAYNPAKRETGNWWFWEIGAPRALMDCSVILRDRLPAGDLTDYLSVVDRFCPDADRRTNSPSLAETGANRTDKAVIVALRGLLGQDTAKLVSARDALSDVRDTGRNSLFRYTSSGDGFYEDGSFVQHDDVAYTGSYGIVLLNGTAYLLALLAGSEWAVADPKVSVMYEAVERTFAPVIFDGLMMDSVRGRAISRERAGDHRDGATAIAAILLLASGAPAEYAGRWRALVKGWLTRNRTTPFTALATLPQLALAKAVLNDRTVKAEARTTGSFVFADMDRVVHRRPGWACALSLSSKRISAYEAGNGENLHGWYTGDGMTYLYDGDDLGQFNDGFWPTVDPYRLPGTTVDTRQRTDLGTGAGTSTYRPTNAVAGGAVLDGRYGAAAMEVIGAQGTTLRAKKCWFLLDNAVIALGSGITASDGRPVETIVENRNLGTDGGNRLLIDGIRQPVEQGWAEDFGRARWAHVDGVGGYVFPEGTALHALREQRTGTWRAIDTGADTGGSTDPVTRRYLTLRVDHGISPTDARYAYVLLPGASAAATAVWSHSRPVRIVANDATAQAVEVRRAGLTAVNFWGAGTAAGITASGPASVLVQRRGGHVCVAVADPGRTLTTLSVELPFHVRSVVDADDTVSLAPGRRPVLTVAVGGSRGHTHRAELIQ, encoded by the coding sequence GTGAACCTCAGCAGAAGAACCCTTCTGGCGGCGAGCAGCGCCACGGCCGTCACAGCCGCGACGACGCTCATGACGTCGGCCGGCGCCGCGCACGCGCGGCCCATCGCGGCCGCATCCGCCGAAGCCGCGGTGACCGCCGACTTCGACACCCTCCTCCGGCGGGCCGAAACGCTGCTCACCGGCGGCGAGTTCGACCCGGCCGACACCGACTTCACAGCGGCGCTCGCCGCCCTGTCCACCACGGCCAAGGGGCTCTGGGACGCCCTCGACCGCGGCGCCGGACGGACCGCGCTCTGGCCCGACCTCGCACCGCTCACCGACCCGGGCAACTTCGGTCAGAGCTACACCCGGCTGCGCACGATCGCGGTCGCCTGGGCGACCGAGGGCACCTCCCTCGCCGGGAGCACGGAGGTGGCGGACGCCCTCGTGGCCGCGCTGCGCTTCACGTACGACACCGCGTACAACCCGGCCAAGCGCGAGACCGGCAACTGGTGGTTCTGGGAGATCGGCGCCCCGCGTGCCCTGATGGACTGCTCCGTCATCCTCCGCGACCGGCTTCCCGCAGGCGATCTGACGGACTATCTGTCGGTCGTCGACCGGTTCTGCCCGGACGCGGACCGTCGTACCAACTCCCCCTCGCTCGCGGAGACCGGCGCGAACCGCACCGACAAGGCAGTCATCGTGGCGCTGCGCGGGCTGCTGGGGCAGGACACCGCCAAGCTCGTCTCCGCCCGTGACGCGCTCTCCGATGTCCGCGACACGGGTCGCAACAGCCTTTTCCGTTACACGAGTTCGGGTGACGGCTTCTACGAGGACGGTTCGTTCGTCCAGCACGACGACGTCGCCTACACCGGTTCGTACGGCATCGTGCTGCTCAATGGCACGGCCTATCTGCTGGCGCTGCTGGCGGGCTCCGAGTGGGCGGTCGCCGACCCGAAGGTGTCGGTGATGTACGAGGCCGTCGAGCGGACCTTCGCCCCGGTGATCTTCGACGGGCTGATGATGGACTCGGTGCGCGGCCGGGCGATCTCCCGGGAACGCGCCGGTGACCACCGCGACGGTGCGACGGCCATCGCCGCGATCCTGCTCCTCGCGTCCGGCGCGCCCGCCGAGTACGCGGGGCGCTGGCGGGCGCTGGTCAAAGGGTGGCTGACCCGAAACCGCACCACTCCCTTCACGGCTCTTGCGACGCTTCCCCAGCTCGCCCTGGCGAAAGCCGTCCTGAACGACCGGACGGTGAAGGCCGAGGCTCGTACGACCGGCAGCTTCGTCTTCGCCGACATGGACCGCGTCGTGCACCGCCGTCCCGGCTGGGCCTGCGCGCTGTCGCTTTCATCGAAGCGGATCTCGGCGTACGAGGCGGGCAACGGCGAGAATCTGCACGGCTGGTACACCGGCGACGGCATGACGTATCTGTACGACGGCGACGACCTGGGGCAGTTCAACGACGGCTTCTGGCCCACCGTCGATCCGTACCGGCTCCCCGGCACCACGGTCGACACCCGGCAGCGGACCGATCTCGGCACGGGCGCCGGCACGTCCACCTACCGTCCGACGAACGCCGTCGCGGGCGGGGCCGTGCTGGACGGCCGGTACGGAGCCGCCGCGATGGAGGTGATCGGCGCCCAGGGAACCACCCTGCGGGCGAAGAAATGCTGGTTCCTGCTGGACAACGCGGTGATCGCGCTCGGCTCGGGCATCACCGCGAGCGACGGTCGGCCGGTGGAGACGATCGTCGAGAACCGCAACCTCGGCACGGACGGCGGTAACCGGCTGCTGATCGACGGGATCCGTCAGCCCGTCGAACAGGGCTGGGCCGAGGACTTCGGCCGAGCACGATGGGCACACGTCGACGGCGTGGGCGGCTATGTCTTCCCTGAGGGGACCGCCCTGCACGCCCTGCGGGAGCAGCGCACCGGCACCTGGCGGGCCATCGACACCGGGGCGGACACGGGCGGCAGCACCGATCCGGTCACCCGCCGCTATCTCACGCTCCGGGTCGATCACGGCATCTCCCCCACCGACGCCCGGTACGCCTATGTGCTGCTGCCCGGCGCATCGGCGGCGGCGACCGCGGTCTGGTCGCACTCCCGGCCGGTCCGGATCGTCGCCAACGACGCCACCGCGCAGGCCGTGGAGGTGCGCCGGGCGGGACTGACCGCGGTGAACTTCTGGGGCGCCGGGACCGCGGCCGGGATCACGGCCTCCGGTCCGGCATCGGTGCTCGTGCAGCGCCGGGGCGGACACGTCTGCGTCGCGGTCGCCGACCCGGGCCGGACGCTCACCACGCTCTCGGTCGAGCTGCCGTTCCACGTACGGTCGGTGGTGGACGCCGATGACACGGTGAGCCTCGCCCCGGGCCGCAGGCCCGTACTCACCGTCGCCGTCGGCGGCTCGCGCGGCCACACCCACCGAGCCGAACTCATCCAGTAA
- a CDS encoding DUF2264 domain-containing protein, producing the protein MSVAPHLQLPPPDRILSSRTGWTRAHWEATADRMLDALVPYATPGYAQYRLPGRNSWSGVVSDGLEGFARSFLLAACRIAGAGGAVDPALIERYTAGLAAGTDPGSGESWPRLTDCSQQMVEAASVAVALHETRPWIWDRLDARVQQRVVDWFSGFVGGRTWDNNWRLFQVVSEQFLASVGAPYSRSDIESNLDRIEDWYVGDGWYTDGDGRNFDYYIGWAMHLYPLLWSRIAGADDGGRTEVYRQRLSRFLEDYPHFFGSDGAPVHQGRSLTYRFAALAPVWMGALADCTPLAPGLTRRLASGTMRHFAERGVPDERGLLTLGWYDTFLPSTQPYSGPASPYWASKGFLGLLLPADHPVWTARELPLPVEESDQYTALPAPGWLLHGTRDDGIVRLINHGSDHNPPYDGAADPSEGGDDPHYAKFAYSTATAPEAAPHAVTRSIDGHLALVAPDGTPSLRRRIHPLRCEDRVAASWYAARLPGDDQPYRIETTSVLHGAWEIRVHRVEAPEGAVVREGGHAVAHAQNPFALSGPDWALARTADGLSSALIALYGWDGGAEGAAVARDVQSNAYGPRSAIPYLRSGPHPGGQSIHVSLVALSRDTVHPEALRDSVRVRAGADSVVLTFLDGTTVEV; encoded by the coding sequence ATGTCCGTCGCACCGCATCTGCAACTGCCGCCGCCCGACCGGATCCTGTCCTCCCGTACCGGCTGGACCCGGGCCCACTGGGAGGCCACAGCCGACCGGATGCTGGACGCGTTGGTGCCGTACGCGACACCCGGCTATGCGCAGTACCGCCTGCCCGGCCGTAACAGCTGGTCGGGGGTCGTCTCGGACGGTCTGGAAGGATTTGCCCGGTCGTTCCTGCTCGCCGCCTGCCGGATCGCGGGCGCGGGCGGGGCGGTCGACCCCGCATTGATCGAGCGGTACACGGCGGGCCTGGCCGCGGGCACGGACCCCGGGAGCGGTGAGTCCTGGCCGCGGCTGACGGACTGTTCGCAGCAGATGGTGGAGGCGGCGTCGGTCGCGGTCGCACTGCACGAGACCCGGCCGTGGATCTGGGACCGGCTGGACGCCCGGGTCCAGCAGCGGGTCGTCGACTGGTTCTCCGGGTTCGTCGGCGGGCGTACCTGGGACAACAACTGGCGGCTCTTCCAGGTGGTGTCCGAGCAGTTCCTCGCCTCGGTCGGCGCCCCGTACAGCCGCTCCGACATCGAGAGCAATCTGGACAGGATCGAGGACTGGTACGTCGGTGACGGCTGGTACACCGACGGCGACGGCCGGAACTTCGACTACTACATCGGCTGGGCCATGCATCTGTACCCGCTGCTGTGGTCGCGGATCGCGGGCGCCGACGACGGGGGCAGGACCGAGGTCTACCGGCAGCGGCTCAGCCGGTTCCTGGAGGACTACCCGCACTTCTTCGGCTCCGACGGTGCGCCGGTCCACCAGGGCCGTTCCCTGACGTACCGGTTCGCCGCTCTCGCACCGGTGTGGATGGGGGCGCTGGCCGACTGCACCCCGCTCGCGCCGGGGCTCACTCGCCGGCTCGCCTCGGGCACGATGCGGCACTTCGCGGAGCGCGGTGTGCCGGACGAGCGGGGGCTGCTGACACTCGGCTGGTACGACACGTTCCTGCCGAGCACCCAGCCCTACTCCGGTCCCGCCTCACCGTACTGGGCGAGCAAGGGATTCCTCGGGCTGCTGCTCCCGGCGGACCATCCGGTGTGGACGGCACGGGAACTCCCGCTGCCCGTCGAGGAGTCCGACCAGTACACCGCGCTGCCCGCACCCGGCTGGCTGCTGCACGGCACCCGCGACGACGGCATCGTGCGGCTGATCAATCACGGCAGCGACCACAATCCGCCGTACGACGGGGCGGCCGACCCGTCCGAGGGTGGCGACGATCCGCACTACGCGAAGTTCGCCTACTCGACGGCGACTGCCCCCGAAGCCGCCCCGCACGCCGTGACACGCTCCATCGACGGCCATCTGGCACTCGTCGCCCCGGACGGCACCCCGTCGCTGCGACGCCGGATCCATCCACTGCGCTGCGAGGACCGCGTCGCCGCTTCCTGGTACGCGGCCCGGCTGCCCGGTGACGATCAGCCGTACCGGATCGAGACGACGAGTGTGCTGCACGGCGCGTGGGAGATCCGGGTGCACCGGGTCGAAGCGCCCGAGGGTGCGGTGGTGCGGGAGGGGGGTCACGCGGTGGCTCATGCGCAGAACCCGTTCGCCCTGTCGGGTCCCGACTGGGCGCTCGCCCGTACGGCCGACGGTCTGAGCAGCGCCCTGATCGCGCTGTACGGCTGGGACGGTGGCGCTGAAGGGGCCGCTGTGGCGCGTGACGTCCAGTCCAATGCGTACGGACCGCGTTCCGCGATCCCGTATCTGCGCAGCGGACCGCACCCGGGCGGGCAAAGCATCCATGTATCGCTGGTCGCCCTCTCCCGGGACACCGTTCATCCGGAGGCGCTGCGCGACTCGGTGCGGGTACGAGCGGGTGCGGACTCGGTGGTGCTGACATTCCTGGACGGTACGACGGTCGAGGTCTGA
- a CDS encoding GAF domain-containing protein, translating to MLLTPVDLDALVRTQRLRTLGLGERADASFDNFDAFADRVAEVTEVPFSMVNFIDGNRQFHAGLHTPAGTLKGFDLGATAAGSGRGGRYVALDRGYCPHVVVRRKALVLEDVCDYPRFAGNPVVDEIGIRSYLGAPLIDRTGIALGAVCAVDTVPRAWGRAGLDTIKSLAQELVGHLHRREDSSIGI from the coding sequence ATGCTGCTCACGCCTGTCGACCTCGACGCCCTCGTCCGTACCCAGCGGCTGCGGACCCTTGGCCTCGGGGAACGCGCCGATGCCTCGTTCGACAACTTCGACGCCTTCGCCGACCGGGTGGCCGAAGTGACCGAAGTGCCGTTCTCGATGGTCAACTTCATCGACGGGAACCGGCAGTTCCACGCCGGACTGCACACCCCGGCCGGCACGCTCAAGGGCTTTGACCTGGGCGCAACGGCCGCGGGCAGCGGCCGCGGCGGCCGGTATGTGGCCCTTGACCGCGGCTACTGCCCGCATGTCGTCGTACGGCGCAAGGCGCTCGTGCTGGAGGACGTCTGCGACTACCCACGGTTCGCCGGAAATCCGGTAGTCGACGAAATAGGCATCCGCTCCTACCTCGGCGCGCCCCTCATCGATCGCACGGGCATCGCCCTGGGCGCCGTGTGCGCGGTCGACACCGTGCCCCGCGCATGGGGCAGGGCAGGGCTCGACACGATCAAGTCGCTGGCGCAGGAACTCGTCGGCCACCTGCATCGGCGGGAGGACAGCAGCATCGGGATCTGA
- a CDS encoding GTP-binding protein: MLVAGGFGVGKTTFVGAVSEIAPLSTEELLTQVSAATDSLDGIESKTSTTVAMDFGRITLDEQHVLYLFGTPGQERFWFMWDELSHGALGAVVIADTRRLAECFAAVDFFERRGIGFIVAVNEFDDAYRYAPQEVRAALDLGPDVPVVLCDARIASSGTGVLVTLVQHLINATSAPAPLSGFGAHP, from the coding sequence GTGCTGGTAGCAGGCGGGTTCGGCGTCGGCAAGACGACCTTCGTCGGCGCGGTCAGCGAAATCGCACCGCTGAGCACGGAAGAGCTGCTGACCCAGGTCAGCGCCGCCACCGACAGCCTCGACGGCATCGAGTCCAAGACCTCCACCACCGTGGCGATGGACTTCGGCCGCATCACGCTCGACGAGCAGCACGTGCTCTATCTGTTCGGCACCCCCGGCCAGGAACGCTTCTGGTTCATGTGGGACGAACTCTCCCACGGGGCGCTCGGAGCGGTCGTGATCGCGGACACCCGCAGGCTCGCGGAGTGCTTCGCCGCCGTCGACTTCTTCGAACGGCGCGGCATCGGATTCATCGTCGCGGTGAACGAGTTCGACGACGCCTACCGCTACGCGCCCCAGGAAGTACGGGCCGCGCTCGACCTGGGGCCGGACGTGCCGGTCGTGCTCTGCGACGCCCGGATCGCCAGCTCCGGTACCGGGGTACTGGTCACACTGGTCCAGCACCTGATCAACGCCACCTCCGCCCCGGCCCCCTTGTCCGGCTTCGGAGCACACCCGTGA
- a CDS encoding DUF742 domain-containing protein, translating to MSVPQDGPLLDDAAGRLIRPYTVSNGRTRPTTVLDLLSLVMATGTEPQIHLGPEHSVALGLCGGPTSVAEIAAHLRLPAVVTKVLVSDLVDCGAVTAHPPAFHDMPTDRSLLEAVLDGLRRQL from the coding sequence GTGTCGGTTCCGCAGGACGGGCCGTTGCTCGACGACGCGGCAGGCCGGCTCATCCGCCCGTACACCGTGAGCAACGGCCGTACCCGTCCGACGACCGTGCTCGACCTGCTCTCCCTGGTGATGGCCACCGGGACCGAGCCGCAGATCCATCTCGGTCCCGAGCACTCCGTCGCGCTGGGGCTGTGCGGCGGCCCCACCTCGGTGGCCGAGATCGCCGCCCATCTGCGGCTGCCCGCAGTCGTCACCAAGGTGCTCGTCTCCGACCTGGTGGACTGCGGGGCAGTCACCGCGCACCCGCCCGCCTTCCATGACATGCCCACCGACCGATCTCTGCTGGAGGCAGTGCTCGATGGCTTACGACGACAGCTCTGA
- a CDS encoding roadblock/LC7 domain-containing protein — translation MATDMPSGQVSDLDWLLSGLVQRVPYTRSAVLLSADGLVKSLHGMDADSADHMAALAAGLYSLGRSAGARFGDSGDVRQVVVELDSTLLFVSTAGSGTCLAVLAGREADAAVLGYEMTMLVKSVRPYLMTPARQAAGTSSAAGL, via the coding sequence ATGGCGACCGATATGCCGTCCGGTCAGGTCTCGGACCTCGACTGGCTGCTGAGCGGACTGGTCCAGCGCGTGCCGTACACACGCAGCGCAGTCCTCCTCTCCGCCGACGGGCTGGTGAAATCCCTCCACGGCATGGACGCCGACAGCGCCGACCACATGGCGGCGCTGGCCGCCGGCCTGTACTCGCTCGGCCGCAGTGCCGGCGCGCGCTTCGGCGACAGCGGCGACGTAAGACAGGTGGTGGTCGAGCTCGACTCGACGCTGCTGTTCGTCTCCACCGCCGGGTCGGGCACCTGCCTCGCCGTTCTCGCCGGCCGCGAGGCGGACGCGGCGGTGCTCGGCTACGAGATGACCATGCTGGTCAAGAGCGTCCGGCCCTATCTGATGACTCCGGCGAGACAAGCGGCCGGGACATCGAGCGCCGCGGGGTTGTGA